The Gloeobacter morelensis MG652769 genome contains the following window.
GGCGCGTCCCGGCGCCTGGGCGAAGACCTGGTCTTCGAAGTGCCTTCTGAAAACGCCGCCTAAGACCCCAACAGACAATGCGCGCAGTGCCCGAAGCGAATTCGGGCACTGCTTTTGAACTGGAGAATGGACCATGCAAGAGGCTTTTGGCAACCTGACGCGCGAATACAAGCGGGCGCGGGCGTTGCTTGACGAACTGGACGATGCCATCGACGGCATCGAAAAGCAGCGCCATCCGGTCCTGCTCGACCAGAGCAAAAAACTCGGAAGACAGTTGCGCCTGGCGCGCGTGCTGCTGCACGACCTGGACGGATTGGCCGCCGACTATCCGATGAGCCCGGCCCTCAAAGAGCTGCTCATCGATGTGGACCGGCAACTCGACCGCTGCGACCGCCTCGAGGATTGCCTGGCGCGCTTGGCCCCGGCGACGGCGGTTCCGGCCGCCAACCTCGCCCCCCTAGTCGATAATTTGCCGCCCGGCGACCTGTTTGTGGGGCGGGAGGCAGAAATGGCCCAGTGCCTGGAGGGACTCAGCCCCCAGGAGCGCGGCTGGGGGGTGGTGATCGACGGGCAGGGGGGACTGGGCAAGACTTCACTGGCACTCGCGGTGGCCCACTTCTGCCGTCGCGAAGGCTGCTTCGGCGCCTACCTGTGGGTGAGTGCCAAGACGACGGTGCTCACCCCCCGCGGCGTCCAGAAGGATACCCTGGCTCCGACTTCCCTCGATGCGCTGCTCGACGAGTTGGGCCGACTGCTGGGCACCGAGGTGCACCGGCTGAGTTCGACCGCACAAAAGCGCCAGCACCTGGAGCGCGCCTTGCAGGGCACCCGTGCCCTGCTGGTGCTCGACAATCTCGAAACCCTGAGCGCCGAGGATCGCCAGGAGGTGGGCGAATTTCTCAGGCGCCTGCCGCGCGACTGCAAGGCGATCGTCACCAGCCGCCGCCGCTCCGGTGAGAGTGCGGTGACTGTCCGCCTCGACCGGCTGCCCTGGCAGACGGCCCGCGAATTGTTCGGCCGCTTGGCTGAGGGCGATGCGGCTGTGCGCGCACTGGTCGACACCCTGGGCGAAGTGGGCACCCAAAAACTGTACGAGGCGGCGGGCGGTTCACCGCTGGCCTTGCGCTGGACCGTGCGCCTGATCACCGAAAAAGACTACAGCTTCGCGCGGGTACTAGATCTGCTGGGTCAGGCCGCCATGACCAGCGATCTGCACGGCTTTGTCTTTGCTGAGGCGCTTGAGCAGACAAGCCCGGCCGATCAGCGGGTGTTTGCGGCTCTGGCGCTGTTTCGCGCCCCGGCGTCGCTTGATTTGCTCGCGGCGGCCAGCGGCCTGGACGGCGAAACGGTGCGCGCCGCCTGCGAGCGGTTGGTGCAGTTGTCCCTCGCCGAGAGCGAAGCGGAGCACGAGCGCTTTCACCTGCTGCCCCTGACCCGTGCCCTCGCGCGCACCCGCGTCGACACCGAGACGGGCTTTCGCTACGCCCAGGCCTGTCTCGCCTTCGCCCGCGCCCACGGCGGCGACCATCCCGAGGATTTTGCCGGTTACGAGCGGCTGGAGGCGGAGTGGCCCAACCTCGAAGGCTGCCTGATGTGGCTGCAGGAGACGGGCGGCAACGGCTTCACGCCGCTGCAAAAGCGCGCCGCCGCGATGCTGCCGGAGCTGATTCGGGTGCTGCGCCGGTTTTTGTGGTTTCGCGGTTACTGGAACGAACTGGTGCAGGTCGGCAAACAAAGTTTCGATATCGCCACCGCTACCGAGCAGTGGCTGGGGGCGGTGTGGGGTGCCCAGTGCCTGGTATGGGTCTACGGCCCCTACGCGCGCAACGAACCGGAGGAGGCCGAGCGCTGGATGCAGCGGCTGCTGTACGCGGCGGCCCAGTGCGGCATCAAAGACGAGGTGGACATCTACCGGCAGCGCTGGGAGGGTCTGCGCGCCCGCGCCCGCGGCGACTTCGACCGCGCCGAGGTCCACCTGCAGGCGGTGCTCTATTACTGCCGCGCCCAGGGCAGCGTGCGCCAGCTGGCCACCGTCCTCAACGACCTGGGCAGCGTCGCCTGCGACCGCAAAGATTACGATCGCGCCCACACTTATTACCAGCAGGCCTACGCCCAGGCCCACAAGTTGCAGGAGGAGCGCGCGAGCATCGCCCTCAACCTGGGCCTGGTCGCCCTGCACCGGCAGGATCTGCCCCTGGCGCAGCGCTGGCTGCAAGAAGGACTGGGATTGGCCGAGGCTATCCACCGCCGCGACCTGGTGGCAGAGGGCCAGTTTCGGCTTGCCCGGGTCCTGGCCCGCCTCGAGCGCCGCCCCGAGGCGCGGGATCTAGCCGAGCAGGCCCTCTCCACCTTCGAGCGTCTGCGGCACACCAGCCTGGAAGCGGCGCGCGCACTGAGCCGGGAACTGACCCAGGAGCGGGCCGACTAGGAGCGCCAAAAAATAGACCGCTTGACACCCAGCAGGATCGACGCGACCCGCCGCGAACTTAGGGCATCCCCACCTCACACTGCAGCCGGTCTGACAGGGAGGGGGCTCGCCAGTGTAAGTGCCGGCACCGCGCAGTACTTCGAGAGGCATACGACGATGGACGTATCGACAGAAATCCACTTGAGTCTATTCTGGATGTGAACCTCTCTGGTGTCGAACCATGGACTACAAAGGTTGGGAGATTCTCATTCGAGAGGAGTGGAATGGTATAGCAGTTGATTGCATCGCTCCCGACGGCCGGGTCCACCCGAGCTTCTTCTGTTTCTCCAGCGAAGAGGCGGCCGTGGACCACGCCCGCGACTGCATCGATTCAAAAATCCGGGCCGTTCCTGAAGCGATTGCTTCTTGAGCAAAGCCTGCGAACCTACCGGTCGCCCACCGTTCCCACCCGCAAAGTGAGTGGGATCAGACGGCCGACCATGTAAGTGGTGACGGCCAGCCACAATAATGGCTCCGAGTGCTGCTGCCAGGCGAGCGCGGCAAGG
Protein-coding sequences here:
- a CDS encoding tetratricopeptide repeat protein; this translates as MQEAFGNLTREYKRARALLDELDDAIDGIEKQRHPVLLDQSKKLGRQLRLARVLLHDLDGLAADYPMSPALKELLIDVDRQLDRCDRLEDCLARLAPATAVPAANLAPLVDNLPPGDLFVGREAEMAQCLEGLSPQERGWGVVIDGQGGLGKTSLALAVAHFCRREGCFGAYLWVSAKTTVLTPRGVQKDTLAPTSLDALLDELGRLLGTEVHRLSSTAQKRQHLERALQGTRALLVLDNLETLSAEDRQEVGEFLRRLPRDCKAIVTSRRRSGESAVTVRLDRLPWQTARELFGRLAEGDAAVRALVDTLGEVGTQKLYEAAGGSPLALRWTVRLITEKDYSFARVLDLLGQAAMTSDLHGFVFAEALEQTSPADQRVFAALALFRAPASLDLLAAASGLDGETVRAACERLVQLSLAESEAEHERFHLLPLTRALARTRVDTETGFRYAQACLAFARAHGGDHPEDFAGYERLEAEWPNLEGCLMWLQETGGNGFTPLQKRAAAMLPELIRVLRRFLWFRGYWNELVQVGKQSFDIATATEQWLGAVWGAQCLVWVYGPYARNEPEEAERWMQRLLYAAAQCGIKDEVDIYRQRWEGLRARARGDFDRAEVHLQAVLYYCRAQGSVRQLATVLNDLGSVACDRKDYDRAHTYYQQAYAQAHKLQEERASIALNLGLVALHRQDLPLAQRWLQEGLGLAEAIHRRDLVAEGQFRLARVLARLERRPEARDLAEQALSTFERLRHTSLEAARALSRELTQERAD